The segment ACCGCATTGAAGCTGGATGATCACTTTTGAGGGTTGCAGCCAGCGGAGTCAGCGCAAACTGTTGATCAGATACTTCAGTAAAGACACCAATACTGGCTAAAGCACGCAGAAGTCGATACAGCGATCGCGGATCAGTATTGGTTCCGGCGGCAAGTTGAGCGATCGTTTTCGGTTGGTCGTCAAATAAATCGGCAACTCCTAACTTGGCTGCAAGATAGAGCGATCGAGCAATCCAGAATCCACTAATGAGATTGAGCATTGCTTCTTGAGGAGCAACTTCGATTCTTTCCATTGTCAACATGATGTCTTTCACTCCAAGTAATGTTCAACAGTAATAGTTAAGCTTCAACGAGTTGGGCGGCAGCTTGATTGAAAAATGCCTCAAAGACACCTGGCTGTGCGAACTGTAAATAGTCCTTCGCCAGTTCAGGCGTGAGAAATTCAAGCATTAACTTGTTTTCCACCCAGAATTCGATCACTTTGAAGGGGCCGCGATCGCACAGTCTAACCAGCCAGCCTTCCCGGTTTGCAATTTCTCCAATCTGCTCTAAAGAAGTAGGAACGGAAATCGCTGCATGAATCGAAGTAAACGATTGAGCCATATTTCCAGTAGAGAATTCAACTTCTTCTAGCCCTGGAGTCAGTTGAGTATCCGCCGGATAAAGTTCGATTCCAGTTCCATACTCGTCTCCAACGACTACCATATAGCTTCCCGGATGCGGCGGAAAAGGAAAACAACGACCTTGTAAAACTTCTGCTAGTACATTTCCAACGTGTAATGGCTGATTCACGGCAACCGAAATATGATGCAACATAATAACCTCTGAGAAAGTTCTGAATTGGATACATCAGCTTTAACTTGCTGATGACCCTTAAAGTAAGGAACGATCGAGGAAAAGTCGGGGAGATGCTGAAAAAAATCTACCTGTAAATTTCGGTTGAACGTTGATCGCGCTCTCCCGCCCGTGATTGAAAATCACGGTCTAACCGTGCGAAGTCTCTAAAGAGACTGCCGGAATACAGCGATGCAGTCCCTTCAGGGACTTCGCACAGTTAGCACGGGGTTTTAAACCCTGTGCGGGAGAGCGCGATCAACAAATCAATCCGAAATTTGCAGGTGGAAAAAATTTGGAACAACATCGAGAAAAGAAATTTTGTTTTGATGAAGGTTCTTTGGAGACTTACGGTCACGTCATAAAATCTGATGAGCGTTCCACTGAAGTTGTGTAATGACCGAGTCCGATTTGCCGAAAGCTGACATTTTAGTCATTGACGACACCCCGGAAAATCTCAATCTGCTCTCAACAATGCTGATCGATCGCGGCTACAAAGTTCGGAGCGTGACAAAGGGTTCCACGGGCATTCGAGGCGCACAGGTGATGCCGCCGGATCTCATTTTGCTCGATGTCAATATGCCGCAGATGAATGGATACGAAGTCTGTGAACAGCTTAAAGCCGACGATCGCACTCGTGACATCCCCATTATTTTTATCAGTGCTTTAGAAGCGGTCAACGACAAAGTAAAAGCATTTCAAGCGGGCGGCGTTGACTACATTACAAAACCATTTCAAATCGAAGAAGTGCTGGCTCGAATTGAAACACATCTAACACTGCGGCGATTACAAAATCAACTGCAATCGAAAAATGAACAACTCCAGCAAGAGATCCGAGATCGTCAACACGCAGAAGAAAAGTTTGCAACCATTTTTCGGCAAAGTCCAAACCCGATCGCGATCGTGACCATTCCTGAAGGTCAATTCATCGAAGTCAACTCTAGTTTCTTAAGCATTAGCGGCTACTCGCTGGATGAAGTGATTGGTTGTACGATCGCGCAATTACATCTAGGTCGTGATATTGATGCGTTCATGCGTCGGCTTCAAACCCGGACTGCTTTTCACAATCTAGAGTTTGAATTGCTCACTCGTTCTCAAACTAGAAAAAATATTTTACTTTCGGTTGATCACATTGACCTCAATGGCACATCCTATGCGCTGCTGATTGCGAATGACATTACCGAACGCAAACGCCTTGAAAACGAATTCATTTCCTTGGTCAGCCACGAACTTCGGACTCCGCTAACTTCAATGATGGGT is part of the Leptolyngbya boryana PCC 6306 genome and harbors:
- a CDS encoding ATP-binding response regulator, translating into MTESDLPKADILVIDDTPENLNLLSTMLIDRGYKVRSVTKGSTGIRGAQVMPPDLILLDVNMPQMNGYEVCEQLKADDRTRDIPIIFISALEAVNDKVKAFQAGGVDYITKPFQIEEVLARIETHLTLRRLQNQLQSKNEQLQQEIRDRQHAEEKFATIFRQSPNPIAIVTIPEGQFIEVNSSFLSISGYSLDEVIGCTIAQLHLGRDIDAFMRRLQTRTAFHNLEFELLTRSQTRKNILLSVDHIDLNGTSYALLIANDITERKRLENEFISLVSHELRTPLTSMMGSLDLLGSGQLGNLTEQGQQVLNIGIKNAERLIRLINDILDLERIRSGKITMNLRSCNLADLMTQATEEMQSMANGSNIQLITEPLSLFLTVDPDRIVQTLTNLLSNAIKFSQPNNQVWMQARSTISSICISVCDQGRGIPAHQIQTIFERFQQVDASDARQKGGTGLGLAICRNIVEQHGGRIWVESIVNQGSTFHVELPLSDETI